In Sebastes fasciatus isolate fSebFas1 chromosome 24, fSebFas1.pri, whole genome shotgun sequence, the following are encoded in one genomic region:
- the hecw2b gene encoding E3 ubiquitin-protein ligase HECW2 isoform X4, with amino-acid sequence MAMAATASSSTPASPSSSSTNGSAREHLLAVRRRTPHSRPYTIGPDNLRSLSVQDEVGDSASSSSAMSSGSQPETAGVGLQRANSDTDLVTSDSRSSLTASTYQLTLGHGHLVISWDIKEEVDATDWIGLYHIDESCVANVWDSKNRGVNGTQRGQIVWRLEPEPYFMEPETKICFKYYHGVSGALRATTPCITVKNPGVLVGSEGQSEDQSGTEHCRKLVSFTLSDIRAVGLKKGMFFNPDPYLKMSIQPGKRSGLPKFTHHGQERRSSIIANTTNPVWHGEKYTFVALLTDVLEIEVKDKFSKSRPIIKRFLGQLILPVQRLLEGPTADDQPVSYSLCRRLPTDHVSGQLQFRVDITSTGHEETSPEAVGTILGAVNGDPGSPSDDEDLPHPSSSSRVAYRPSPTGPDEGSALVNGARYYGEDCVWREPGQMGEEDLLALALGGHTHRQVSLNDYLDAIEAPRSPGDRPLAGPSPKLRSSFPTDTRLNAMLHIDSDEDEETAGQHREQSQETRTQQSTDLASATSESQQGNEGSQGEPQGPTGAEATTEAGSSASAQPGTKPPGAEPGAAEGAVPTQAETAAGTGEVSGGSAEATHITGGTSTVSSSSQASGAEAAAAAGPGESVVECTCQEQSSRMAVNQEVPCNPSLGPLSPIQEVEIRKEVAPKAEEEGESSSSEANGPVAAAAAAPTSSVTADQGGRTSEADWEARIDSHGRIFYVDHVNRTTTWQRPTAPPAPETLQRSNSMQQMEQLNRRYQSIRRTITNDSRPEEPPAIELPTDETDTHPSIPELRRDTSVAPSSSRSRLTLLLQSPSAKFLTSPDFFTVLHSNPSAYRMFTTNTCLKHMISKVRRDGHHFERYQHNRDLVAFLNMFSNKQLELPRGWEMKHDHTSKPFFVDHNCRATTFIDPRLPLQSTRPPSVLAHRQHLTRQRSHSAGEVSPRRLGGEDPRHAGPPVLPRPSSTFTSANRGQNPDVVPVAYNEKIVAFLRQPNVFEILQERQPDFNRNHSLREKVQLIRTDGGSGLARLSGDADLVMLLSLFEDEVMSYVPPHALLHPSYCQSPRGSPVSSPQNSPGTQRANARAPAPYKRDFEAKLRNFYRKLETKGYGQGPGKLKLIIRRDHLLEDAFNQIMCYSRKDLQRSKLYVSFVGEEGLDYSGPSREFFFLVSRELFNPYYGLFEYSANDTYTVQISPMSAFVDNHHEWFRFSGRILGLALIHQYLLDAFFTRPFYKGLLRIPCELSDLEYLDEEFHQSLQWMKDNDIEDMLDLTFTVNEEVFGQITERELKPGGANIPVSEKNKKEYIERMVKWRIERGVVQQTDSLVRGFYEVVDARLVSVFDARELELVIAGTAEIDLSDWRNNTEYRGGYHDNHIVIRWFWAAVERFNNEQRLRLLQFVTGTSSIPYEGFASLRGSNGPRRFCVEKWGKVTALPRAHTCFNRLDLPPYPSFSMLYEKMLTAVEETSTFGLE; translated from the exons ATGAGTCGTGTGTGGCCAACGTGTGGGACTCCAAGAATCGTGGAGTGAATGGCACCCAGAGAGGACAGATCGTGTGGAGACTGGAGCCGGAACCCTACTTCATGGAGC CGGAAACTAAGATCTGCTTCAAATACTATCACGGTGTGAGTGGAGCGTTAAGAGCAACGACACCTTGTATCACCGTCAAGAACCCTGGAGTACTG GTGGGCAGCGAAGGCCAATCGGAGGACCAATCGGGGACCGAGCACTGTCGGAAACTAGTCAGCTTCACCCTATCAG ACATCCGGGCGGTGGGCCTGAAGAAGGGCATGTTCTTCAACCCCGACCCGTACCTGAAGATGTCCATCCAGCCCGGGAAGAGGAGCGGGCTCCCCAAGTTCACCCACCACGGCCAGGAGAGACGCTCCTCCATCATAGCCAACACCACCAACCCAGTGTGGCACGGCGAG AAATACACCTTTGTGGCTCTGCTGACTGACGTGTTGGAGATCGAGGTGAAAGATAAGTTCTCCAAGAGTCGGCCAATCATCAAGCGTTTTCTGGGTCAGCTGATCCTCCCCGTGCAGAGACTTCTGGAGGGGCCGACAGCCGA cgatCAGCCAGTCAGCTACAGCCTGTGTCGTCGTCTTCCTACGGACCATGTGAGCGGGCAGCTTCAGTTCAGGGTGGATATTACCTCCACTGGACATGAAG AAACCTCCCCAGAGGCTGTGGGAACCATCTTAGGTGCAGTGAACGGTGACCCCGGAAGTCCCTCAGACGACGAAGACCTCCCTCACCCGTCGTCTTCTTCAAGAGTCGCATACAGACCTTCTCCCACAGGCCCCGACGAGGGCTCCGCGTTAGTCAACGGCGCTCGTTACTATGGCGAGGACTGCGTGTGGCGCGAGCCCGGGCAGATGGGAGAGGAAGATCTGCTCGCCTTGGCTCTGGGCGGCCACACCCACCGGCAGGTGTCGCTCAACGACTACCTGGACGCCATCGAGGCTCCCAGGAGCCCCGGGGACCGGCCTCTGGCGGGGCCTTCGCCGAAACTCCGCTCCAGCTTTCCAACGGACACGCGGCTCAACGCCATGCTGCACATAGACTCCGACGAGGATGAGGAGACGGCGGGGCAGCACAGGGAGCAATCACAAGAGACGAGGACACAGCAGAGCACGGACTTAGCCTCGGCTACATCTGAGTCTCAACAGGGGAACGAGGGTTCGCAAGGAGAGCCACAGGGGCCGACTGGAGCTGAGGCCACAACAGAGGCAGGTTCCTCTGCCAGTGCTCAGCCTGGAACTAAGCCGCCAGGGGCTGAACCTGGAGCTGCAGAAGGTGCAGTGCCAACACAGGCTGAGACTGCAGCTGGGACCGGAGAGGTTTCTGGAGGCTCAGCTGAGGCTACACACATCACTGGAGGAACTTCCACAGTTTCCAGCTCATCTCAGGCATCGGGGGctgaagcagctgcagcagctgggcCGGGGGAGTCTGTGGTGGAATGTACCTGtcaggagcagagcagcaggatggctgtgaaccaggaagtaccCTGCAATCCCTCACTTGGTCCGCTTTCACCCATTCAG GAGGTGGAGATAAGAAAAGAAGTGGCTCCGAAGgcggaggaggaaggggagtcATCGAGCAGTGAGGCAAACGGACCAgtagcggcagcagcagcagctcctacGAGCAGCGTCACAGCTGACCAAGGAGGAAGGACTTCTGAAGCTG ACTGGGAGGCTCGTATCGACAGCCACGGTCGGATCTTTTATGTGGACCATGTCAACAGAACTACAACTTGGCAACGCCCCACTGCTCCCCCCGCCCCGGAGACCCTCCAGAGGTCCAACTCCATGCAGCAGATGGAGCAGCTGAACCGCAg GTATCAGAGTATACGTAGGACGATAACCAATGACAGCAGACCAGAGGAGCCGCCAGCCATTGAGCTGCCGACAGATGAGACTGACACGCACCCTTCCATCCCAG AGCTCCGCAGGGACACCAGCGTGGCTCCGTCTAGTTCCAGGTCTCGCCTCACCCTGCTGCTTCAGTCCCCCAGCGCGAAGTTCCTCACCAGCCCCGACTTCTTCACTGTGCTGCATTCCAACCCC AGTGCCTACCGTATGTTCACCACCAACACGTGTCTGAAGCATATGATCAGTAAGGTTCGTCGGGACGGTCACCACTTTGAGCGCTACCAGCACAACAGGGACCTGGTGGCCTTCCTCAACATGTTCTCCAACAAACAACTGGAGCTGCCCAGAGGCTGGGAGATGAAGCACGACCACACCAGCAAG CCTTTCTTCGTGGATCATAACTGCCGTGCCACCACCTTCATTGACCCCCGGCTGCCTCTCCAGAGCACTCGGCCTCCGAGCGTCCTGGCTCACCGCCAACACCTGACTCGCCAACGCAGCCACAGTGCCGGGGAGGTCAGCCCACGACGACTG GGGGGTGAAGACCCTCGTCACGCCGGCCCACCCGTCCTGCCGCGGCCTTCCAGCACCTTCACCTCTGCCAACAGGGGGCAGAACCCAGACGTCGTGCCAGTGG CTTACAACGAGAAGATCGTGGCGTTTCTCCGACAACCAAACGTCTTTGAGATTTTGCAGGAGAGACAGCCCGACTTCAACCGGAACCATTCactcag GGAGAAGGTGCAGCTGATACGCACAGATGGAGGGTCGGGATTGGCCAGGCTGTCAGGTGATGCTGACCTTGTCATGCTATTAAG TCTGTTTGAAGATGAAGTAATGTCCTACGTGCCTCCTCACGCCTTACTTCACCCCAGCTACTGCCAGTCACCTCGGGGATCCCCTGTCTCCTCCCCACAGAACTCGCCTG GTACTCAGAGAGCTAACGCCAGAGCTCCAGCACCCTACAAGAGAGACTTTGAGGCCAAACTGCGCAACTTCTACAGGAAACTGGAAACTAAAGGCTACGGTCAAGGACCAGGGAAGCTGAA GTTGATCATCCGTCGCGACCATCTGCTGGAAGACGCCTTCAACCAGATCATGTGCTATTCCCGTAAAGACCTGCAGCGCAGCAAGCTCTACGTCAGCTTCGTTGGGGAGGAGGG gttgGACTACAGCGGGCCTTCCAGAGAGTTCTTCTTCTTGGTTTCCAGAGAGCTGTTCAACCCTTATTATGGTCTGTTTGAGTACTCTGCCAACGACACCTACACCGTCCAGATCAGCCCCATGTCTGCCTTCGTAGACAATCACCACGAATG gttcCGGTTCAGTGGTCGTATTCTGGGTTTGGCTCTGATTCATCAGTACCTGCTGGATGCCTTCTTCACCAGACCATTTTATAAAGGCCTACTGCGCAT TCCCTGTGAACTGAGTGACCTGGAGTACCTGGACGAGGAGTTTCACCAGTCCCTTCAGTGGATGAAGGACAACGACATAGAAGACATGCTGGACCTCACCTTCACCGTCAATGAAGAAGTCTTCGGACAG ATAACAGAGAGGGAGCTGAAGCCCGGTGGAGCCAACATCCCCGTCTCAGAGAAGAACAAGAAGGAATATATTGAGCGGATGGTGAAGTGGAGGATAGAGAGAGGAGTGGTGCAGCAGACTGACAGCCTGGTCCGAGGTTTCTACGAG GTGGTGGATGCCAGGCTAGTATCAGTGTTTGATGCAAGGGAGCTGGAGCTGGTAATCGCCGGCACAGCTGAGATTGACTTATCAGACTGGAGGAACAACACCGAGTACAGAGGAG GTTACCACGACAACCATATTGTGATCCGGTGGTTCTGGGCAGCAGTGGAGAGGTTTAACAATGAGCAGAGACTACGGCTCCTGCAG TTTGTGACCGGGACATCCAGTATTCCCTACGAAGGCTTTGCGTCTCTGCGAGGCAGCAACGGACCCCGCAGGTTTTGTGTGGAGAAGTGGGGGAAGGTCACCGCACTGCCCAG AGCTCATACCTGCTTCAACCGGTTGGACCTGCCGCCGTACCCGTCCTTCTCAATGCTGTATGAGAAGATGCTGACGGCCGTGGAGGAGACCAGCACCTTCGGGCTGGAATGA
- the hecw2b gene encoding E3 ubiquitin-protein ligase HECW2 isoform X3, with the protein MAMAATASSSTPASPSSSSTNGSAREHLLAVRRRTPHSRPYTIGPDNLRSLSVQDEVGDSASSSSAMSSGSQPETAGVGLQRANSDTDLVTSDSRSSLTASTYQLTLGHGHLVISWDIKEEVDATDWIGLYHIDESCVANVWDSKNRGVNGTQRGQIVWRLEPEPYFMEPETKICFKYYHGVSGALRATTPCITVKNPGVLVGSEGQSEDQSGTEHCRKLVSFTLSDIRAVGLKKGMFFNPDPYLKMSIQPGKRSGLPKFTHHGQERRSSIIANTTNPVWHGEKYTFVALLTDVLEIEVKDKFSKSRPIIKRFLGQLILPVQRLLEGPTADDQPVSYSLCRRLPTDHVSGQLQFRVDITSTGHEETSPEAVGTILGAVNGDPGSPSDDEDLPHPSSSSRVAYRPSPTGPDEGSALVNGARYYGEDCVWREPGQMGEEDLLALALGGHTHRQVSLNDYLDAIEAPRSPGDRPLAGPSPKLRSSFPTDTRLNAMLHIDSDEDEETAGQHREQSQETRTQQSTDLASATSESQQGNEGSQGEPQGPTGAEATTEAGSSASAQPGTKPPGAEPGAAEGAVPTQAETAAGTGEVSGGSAEATHITGGTSTVSSSSQASGAEAAAAAGPGESVVECTCQEQSSRMAVNQEVPCNPSLGPLSPIQEVEIRKEVAPKAEEEGESSSSEANGPVAAAAAAPTSSVTADQGGRTSEAGATAQVNGHQHVRSLPSLRHDISRYQRVDEPLPPNWEARIDSHGRIFYVDHVNRTTTWQRPTAPPAPETLQRSNSMQQMEQLNRRYQSIRRTITNDSRPEEPPAIELPTDETDTHPSIPELRRDTSVAPSSSRSRLTLLLQSPSAKFLTSPDFFTVLHSNPSAYRMFTTNTCLKHMISKVRRDGHHFERYQHNRDLVAFLNMFSNKQLELPRGWEMKHDHTSKPFFVDHNCRATTFIDPRLPLQSTRPPSVLAHRQHLTRQRSHSAGEVSPRRLGGEDPRHAGPPVLPRPSSTFTSANRGQNPDVVPVAYNEKIVAFLRQPNVFEILQERQPDFNRNHSLREKVQLIRTDGGSGLARLSGDADLVMLLSLFEDEVMSYVPPHALLHPSYCQSPRGSPVSSPQNSPGTQRANARAPAPYKRDFEAKLRNFYRKLETKGYGQGPGKLKLIIRRDHLLEDAFNQIMCYSRKDLQRSKLYVSFVGEEGLDYSGPSREFFFLVSRELFNPYYGLFEYSANDTYTVQISPMSAFVDNHHEWFRFSGRILGLALIHQYLLDAFFTRPFYKGLLRIPCELSDLEYLDEEFHQSLQWMKDNDIEDMLDLTFTVNEEVFGQITERELKPGGANIPVSEKNKKEYIERMVKWRIERGVVQQTDSLVRGFYEVVDARLVSVFDARELELVIAGTAEIDLSDWRNNTEYRGGYHDNHIVIRWFWAAVERFNNEQRLRLLQFVTGTSSIPYEGFASLRGSNGPRRFCVEKWGKVTALPRAHTCFNRLDLPPYPSFSMLYEKMLTAVEETSTFGLE; encoded by the exons ATGAGTCGTGTGTGGCCAACGTGTGGGACTCCAAGAATCGTGGAGTGAATGGCACCCAGAGAGGACAGATCGTGTGGAGACTGGAGCCGGAACCCTACTTCATGGAGC CGGAAACTAAGATCTGCTTCAAATACTATCACGGTGTGAGTGGAGCGTTAAGAGCAACGACACCTTGTATCACCGTCAAGAACCCTGGAGTACTG GTGGGCAGCGAAGGCCAATCGGAGGACCAATCGGGGACCGAGCACTGTCGGAAACTAGTCAGCTTCACCCTATCAG ACATCCGGGCGGTGGGCCTGAAGAAGGGCATGTTCTTCAACCCCGACCCGTACCTGAAGATGTCCATCCAGCCCGGGAAGAGGAGCGGGCTCCCCAAGTTCACCCACCACGGCCAGGAGAGACGCTCCTCCATCATAGCCAACACCACCAACCCAGTGTGGCACGGCGAG AAATACACCTTTGTGGCTCTGCTGACTGACGTGTTGGAGATCGAGGTGAAAGATAAGTTCTCCAAGAGTCGGCCAATCATCAAGCGTTTTCTGGGTCAGCTGATCCTCCCCGTGCAGAGACTTCTGGAGGGGCCGACAGCCGA cgatCAGCCAGTCAGCTACAGCCTGTGTCGTCGTCTTCCTACGGACCATGTGAGCGGGCAGCTTCAGTTCAGGGTGGATATTACCTCCACTGGACATGAAG AAACCTCCCCAGAGGCTGTGGGAACCATCTTAGGTGCAGTGAACGGTGACCCCGGAAGTCCCTCAGACGACGAAGACCTCCCTCACCCGTCGTCTTCTTCAAGAGTCGCATACAGACCTTCTCCCACAGGCCCCGACGAGGGCTCCGCGTTAGTCAACGGCGCTCGTTACTATGGCGAGGACTGCGTGTGGCGCGAGCCCGGGCAGATGGGAGAGGAAGATCTGCTCGCCTTGGCTCTGGGCGGCCACACCCACCGGCAGGTGTCGCTCAACGACTACCTGGACGCCATCGAGGCTCCCAGGAGCCCCGGGGACCGGCCTCTGGCGGGGCCTTCGCCGAAACTCCGCTCCAGCTTTCCAACGGACACGCGGCTCAACGCCATGCTGCACATAGACTCCGACGAGGATGAGGAGACGGCGGGGCAGCACAGGGAGCAATCACAAGAGACGAGGACACAGCAGAGCACGGACTTAGCCTCGGCTACATCTGAGTCTCAACAGGGGAACGAGGGTTCGCAAGGAGAGCCACAGGGGCCGACTGGAGCTGAGGCCACAACAGAGGCAGGTTCCTCTGCCAGTGCTCAGCCTGGAACTAAGCCGCCAGGGGCTGAACCTGGAGCTGCAGAAGGTGCAGTGCCAACACAGGCTGAGACTGCAGCTGGGACCGGAGAGGTTTCTGGAGGCTCAGCTGAGGCTACACACATCACTGGAGGAACTTCCACAGTTTCCAGCTCATCTCAGGCATCGGGGGctgaagcagctgcagcagctgggcCGGGGGAGTCTGTGGTGGAATGTACCTGtcaggagcagagcagcaggatggctgtgaaccaggaagtaccCTGCAATCCCTCACTTGGTCCGCTTTCACCCATTCAG GAGGTGGAGATAAGAAAAGAAGTGGCTCCGAAGgcggaggaggaaggggagtcATCGAGCAGTGAGGCAAACGGACCAgtagcggcagcagcagcagctcctacGAGCAGCGTCACAGCTGACCAAGGAGGAAGGACTTCTGAAGCTG gtgCCACAGCTCAGGTCAATGGCCACCAGCATGTTCGCTCCCTGCCGTCTCTCCGCCATGACATCAGTCGTTACCAGAGAGTGGACGAGCCGCTACCAccta ACTGGGAGGCTCGTATCGACAGCCACGGTCGGATCTTTTATGTGGACCATGTCAACAGAACTACAACTTGGCAACGCCCCACTGCTCCCCCCGCCCCGGAGACCCTCCAGAGGTCCAACTCCATGCAGCAGATGGAGCAGCTGAACCGCAg GTATCAGAGTATACGTAGGACGATAACCAATGACAGCAGACCAGAGGAGCCGCCAGCCATTGAGCTGCCGACAGATGAGACTGACACGCACCCTTCCATCCCAG AGCTCCGCAGGGACACCAGCGTGGCTCCGTCTAGTTCCAGGTCTCGCCTCACCCTGCTGCTTCAGTCCCCCAGCGCGAAGTTCCTCACCAGCCCCGACTTCTTCACTGTGCTGCATTCCAACCCC AGTGCCTACCGTATGTTCACCACCAACACGTGTCTGAAGCATATGATCAGTAAGGTTCGTCGGGACGGTCACCACTTTGAGCGCTACCAGCACAACAGGGACCTGGTGGCCTTCCTCAACATGTTCTCCAACAAACAACTGGAGCTGCCCAGAGGCTGGGAGATGAAGCACGACCACACCAGCAAG CCTTTCTTCGTGGATCATAACTGCCGTGCCACCACCTTCATTGACCCCCGGCTGCCTCTCCAGAGCACTCGGCCTCCGAGCGTCCTGGCTCACCGCCAACACCTGACTCGCCAACGCAGCCACAGTGCCGGGGAGGTCAGCCCACGACGACTG GGGGGTGAAGACCCTCGTCACGCCGGCCCACCCGTCCTGCCGCGGCCTTCCAGCACCTTCACCTCTGCCAACAGGGGGCAGAACCCAGACGTCGTGCCAGTGG CTTACAACGAGAAGATCGTGGCGTTTCTCCGACAACCAAACGTCTTTGAGATTTTGCAGGAGAGACAGCCCGACTTCAACCGGAACCATTCactcag GGAGAAGGTGCAGCTGATACGCACAGATGGAGGGTCGGGATTGGCCAGGCTGTCAGGTGATGCTGACCTTGTCATGCTATTAAG TCTGTTTGAAGATGAAGTAATGTCCTACGTGCCTCCTCACGCCTTACTTCACCCCAGCTACTGCCAGTCACCTCGGGGATCCCCTGTCTCCTCCCCACAGAACTCGCCTG GTACTCAGAGAGCTAACGCCAGAGCTCCAGCACCCTACAAGAGAGACTTTGAGGCCAAACTGCGCAACTTCTACAGGAAACTGGAAACTAAAGGCTACGGTCAAGGACCAGGGAAGCTGAA GTTGATCATCCGTCGCGACCATCTGCTGGAAGACGCCTTCAACCAGATCATGTGCTATTCCCGTAAAGACCTGCAGCGCAGCAAGCTCTACGTCAGCTTCGTTGGGGAGGAGGG gttgGACTACAGCGGGCCTTCCAGAGAGTTCTTCTTCTTGGTTTCCAGAGAGCTGTTCAACCCTTATTATGGTCTGTTTGAGTACTCTGCCAACGACACCTACACCGTCCAGATCAGCCCCATGTCTGCCTTCGTAGACAATCACCACGAATG gttcCGGTTCAGTGGTCGTATTCTGGGTTTGGCTCTGATTCATCAGTACCTGCTGGATGCCTTCTTCACCAGACCATTTTATAAAGGCCTACTGCGCAT TCCCTGTGAACTGAGTGACCTGGAGTACCTGGACGAGGAGTTTCACCAGTCCCTTCAGTGGATGAAGGACAACGACATAGAAGACATGCTGGACCTCACCTTCACCGTCAATGAAGAAGTCTTCGGACAG ATAACAGAGAGGGAGCTGAAGCCCGGTGGAGCCAACATCCCCGTCTCAGAGAAGAACAAGAAGGAATATATTGAGCGGATGGTGAAGTGGAGGATAGAGAGAGGAGTGGTGCAGCAGACTGACAGCCTGGTCCGAGGTTTCTACGAG GTGGTGGATGCCAGGCTAGTATCAGTGTTTGATGCAAGGGAGCTGGAGCTGGTAATCGCCGGCACAGCTGAGATTGACTTATCAGACTGGAGGAACAACACCGAGTACAGAGGAG GTTACCACGACAACCATATTGTGATCCGGTGGTTCTGGGCAGCAGTGGAGAGGTTTAACAATGAGCAGAGACTACGGCTCCTGCAG TTTGTGACCGGGACATCCAGTATTCCCTACGAAGGCTTTGCGTCTCTGCGAGGCAGCAACGGACCCCGCAGGTTTTGTGTGGAGAAGTGGGGGAAGGTCACCGCACTGCCCAG AGCTCATACCTGCTTCAACCGGTTGGACCTGCCGCCGTACCCGTCCTTCTCAATGCTGTATGAGAAGATGCTGACGGCCGTGGAGGAGACCAGCACCTTCGGGCTGGAATGA